Genomic segment of bacterium:
GGGGCCCGAAGGCCTCGAAGCCGCTGCCGGCCGTGGTCCTGGCCATCAGGCCGAAAATGCCCATGGGCGCCGTGGCGATCACCCAGCCGGTGATCTTCATCATGGCGGCGAAGAGGCTCTCCCAGAAGGCCAGCAGCGGCCGGCCCGTTTCGGCGGGCAGGTTGGCCGCGGCCAGGCCCAGCAGCAGGCAGAAGAAGATCAGGGGCAGCATCTGGCCCTCGGCCGCCGCGGCGACCGGATTGCTCGGCACCATGCGCTGCAGGATGAGCACGATGTCGCCGGCGCCGTGGCCCTCGAGCTTGGCGGCCAGGTCGGGCGAGGCCTCGGCCAGGCCCATGCGCACGCCGACGGCCTCGCCGTTGCTCCGACCGGGCTGCACGATGTTGACCAGCAGCAGCCCCACGAGGATCGCCGCGAGGCTCGTGGCGATGTACCAGCCGAAGGTCTTGCCGAAGAGGCGCCCGAGGCCGCGGCTGGCGCCCACGCTGGCGATGCCTGCGATGATCGAACCGGCGATGAGCGGCACGATGACCATCTTCAGGGCCCGCAGGAAGAGCACGCCCAGGAAGTCGAACACGGCGAAGGGGTGGATGCCGCCCCACAGGCGGGTGCCGGCGGGCCAGAGCAGGCCGGCGCCCACGCCCAGCACCAGGGCGATGAGGATCTGCCAATGGAGGTCGAGTCTGCGCACGGCGGCGTCTCTCTTTCGTGGTGGCGACCGGCAGGAGGTCCGGCCGCCCCGGGAGTCTAGCGGCGCCGTCGGGACCGCTCAAGGCCGAACCGCCCCCGATTTGGCGTGGCCAAGCCCCGTCAAGCTGCTAATATGTCCCGGTTTGGAGCCACACACCTGCCGGGACGCCTCGCCACGTCCCCTTCCGATCCGGAGGAATCCCATGCGCTGGACCGTAGCCTCGACCGCGCCCGCCGCCACCGCGGCCGACCTGGTGGTCTTTCCCGTCTTCCAGGCCGATGACAAGGCCGACTTCCGTTCCGTGGACCGCTCCGGCGGGCCGGGCCGGGCCCTGGCGCCGATCGCCCGCAAGGGCGGCTTCAAGGGGGCCGACGGCAACCTGCTCGCCCTGCACCGCGACGACCTGAAGGCCGGCTGGGTGCTCCTGGTCGGGCTGGGCGCCGCCGCCGACGCGGGGCTCGAGACCATCCGCAAGGCGGCCGGCCGCGTCGCCAGCCGGGCCCGGGAAATGGGCGCCGTCCGGGTGGCCGTGGTCCTGCCGGCGGCGGGGGTGCTCCCCTTCGATGATCGCGCCGTCGCCCGCTGCTGGGCCGAGGGGGCCGAGATGGCCCTGTCCCCGACCGGCGAGCTGAAGACCGGCCGTCGGGACAGGCCCGTGCCCGACGCATGGAAGCTGCTGGCCGACCGCGCGCGCGTCCGCGACCTGAAGGCCGGCCTCGC
This window contains:
- a CDS encoding dicarboxylate/amino acid:cation symporter codes for the protein MRRLDLHWQILIALVLGVGAGLLWPAGTRLWGGIHPFAVFDFLGVLFLRALKMVIVPLIAGSIIAGIASVGASRGLGRLFGKTFGWYIATSLAAILVGLLLVNIVQPGRSNGEAVGVRMGLAEASPDLAAKLEGHGAGDIVLILQRMVPSNPVAAAAEGQMLPLIFFCLLLGLAAANLPAETGRPLLAFWESLFAAMMKITGWVIATAPMGIFGLMARTTAGSGFEAFGPLARYGLTVLGALVLHAAVTLPLLLRVTARVSPLKQARIMAPVLLTAFSTRSSSATLPLTLNAVEKDAGVSNRVTSFVLPLGATVNMDGTALYECVAAMFIAQAYGIELGFGAQFVVVFTALLASIGAAGIPAAGLVMISVILEAVGLPLEGLALILAIDPVLDMCRTAVNVWSDSCGAVFVARSEGETGVLE